GCGCGCGAAGAAGCCCGGAGTCTGCAGCGCATTCGGCCGGTCGGAGTAGCCGCGCCCGTAAAGATCGTAGATCAGCACCCTCTTGCCCCTTGCCCCAAGATGCCCGGCCAGCGCCTTGAACACGACCGAGGGTGCAGTGAGCCCATGGATGCAGACCACCAACTCGCCCTCCTCCGGGCCGAGCAGGGTGTAATGGGTTTGGCCTTGCGAGAGCCGGACAAACTGTCCGGGGGCCTCAAGACGGCGGGTGTCGTCGAGCTTCCGGCGGCGGAATTCCCCAATCCCCGGAAGCGCTGCGAGCAGCGGAAGCGCCACCCCGATGGCGCCCAGCAGGTAGCTCATGCGGCGTCGCACTCCGGCAGCAGCCCATGCGCGATCAGGCTGCGCTCCCAGCCCTCCGGCCCTTCGAACAGATGCACCTGCCAGCCGCGCGCGGCGGCGGCGGCGATATTATCCTCGCGGTCATCGGTGAACAGCAGCCGCTCCGGCGCCACCCCGCTCTCGGCCTCGAGCCGCACGTAGATCTCGGCATCGGGCTTGATCACCCCCATGTGGCCCGAAATGAACCGGCGGTCGAATTCCTTGAGAAACGGATAGCTCTTCTCGGCGGCCGCGAAGGTGCCGATCCCGAAGTTGCTCAATGCGAAGACCGGCACGCCGCGCGCCCGCAGCGATCGCAAGAGCGCCACCGACTTCGGAATTTCCGGGCTTGCGAGCTCGATCCAATGATCGTGCCAATGTCGGATGGCGTCCCGCCAATGCGGGTAGCGCTCGGCCAAGGCGTAGACTTCGTCGTGAAAGTCCTCTCCCTGATCGACGCGTTCGTTCATCCCGTGAAGATCGACCTCGGCAAAGAGCGCTTGGCGGCTTCTCTCTCCCAGAAGGCGATCAAAGTATCGCTCGGGCTGCCACTCGATGAGCACGTTCCCGATGTCGAAGACAACAGCTTCGATGGTCATTTCCTAGTCCCCTGCAGCGCGCACCTCGCGCTCTAGAGCGTTTAGGAAACGGGAGCGGTCATTCTTTGTAAAGCTTCGGCCTTTCCCGCTCTGGTAGAAAGGATCCGAAGCGCGGATATCTTGCATCAGGTCGCGCATCGCCAATTGCGCGCCGATATTGCCGGGGGTGAAGATCTCGCCGTCCGGGCGCAGCACCCGCGCGCCGCCCTCGATGCAGCGCGCCGCGAGCGGGATGTCACTGGTCACCACCACGTCGCCCTTGCCCGCCCGCTCGGCGATCCACATGTCCGCTTCGTCGGGCCCGGTGGCGACGGTCACCACCTCGACCAGCGGATTGCGCGAGGGGCGCAACCCGCCGTTCGACACCAGCACCATCCGCAGGCGGTGGCGGCTCGCCACGCGCTCCGCCTCCTCCTTGACCGGGCAGGCGTCGGCGTCGATGTAGAGCGTCACGCGTAAAGCGCCTCGGCGTGGAAGGCGATATGCTCTTCCATGAAGGTCGAGACGAAGAAGTAGCTGTGGTCGTAGCCCGGCTGGGTGCGGAAGCTGCCCGCCTGCCGCTTCGCCGCCATCGCCTCGGCCAGCGCCTCGGGCTTCAGGAGGTGCAGGAACTGGTCGTTGCCGCCCTGGTCGATCAGCACCGGGCCGTCGAAGCCCTTCTCGCGCATCAGCAGTGTAGCGTCATGCGCCGCCCACTTGGTTTCATCCGCGCCGAGGTAGGCGCCGAGCTGCTTGCGGCCCCAGTCGCTCTGCGTCGGGTTGGTGATGGGCGCGAAGGCCGAGACCGAACGGAAGCGGCCCGGCAGCGACATCGCCAGCGTGAGCGCGCCATGGCCGCCCATCGAGTGGCCGGTGATCGCTTGGCGCTCCATGTCGAGCGAGAACTCCTGCCCGATCAGCGCGGGCAGTTCCTCGGCCACATAGTCCCACATGCGGAAATGCGGGGCCCAGGGCTCTTCGGTCGCGTTGACGTAAAACCCCGCGCCCTTGCCGAGGTCATAGGCCTCGTCATCCGCCACGCCCTCGCCGCGCGGGGAGGTGTCGGGGAAGACCAGCGCCACGCCCGCCTCGGCGGCCCACGCCTGCGCCCCGGCCTTGGTCATGGCGTTCTCATGGGTGCACGTGAGCCCCGAGAGGTACCACAGCACCGGCACCTCCATATCCTTGGCCAGCTCTGGCAGGAATAGCCCGAAGGTCATGTCGCAGCCACAGGCCTCGGAGGCGTGGCTGTAGACGCCCTGCACGCCGCCGAAGCAGCGGTTTTCGGATTTGATTTCCATGGGGCACTCCTGTTTGCGCCGGTTCCGGTTCGGCCAAGGGCTACCCTGCCAGGGTGGCGCCGCGCAAGGGAAAGACGGGGTCGACGCTCAGGGCTGGACCCAGGCGATCACCGCGCTGACAGTGACGATGCTCACGACTGTCGAGATGAGGATCGCGGCCGAGACCCGCTGCGGCGCGATGCCGTAATGCTGCGCCAAGATGAAGACGTTGCCCGCCACCGGCAGCGCCGCGGCCGAGACCATCACCGCCGCCTGATAGCTGCTCACCGGGAAGACGAAGAAGGCGCCCAGGGCGACAAAGGCCGGATGCAGCACCAGCTTGCAGAAACTCAGCCAGCCCGCCACGGCCAGCCGCTCGGCGCTCTTCGAGGCCAGCGAGGCGCCGATGGCGAAAAGCGCGCCGGGCGTCGCCGCATTGCCCAGGATCGACAGGAACTCGGCGACCGGCGCAGGCAGTCCGATCCCCGAAGCCGAGACGCATAGCCCCGCCGCGATCGAGACGATCATCGGGTTCTGCACCAGCCCGAGCCCGACGCGCTTCAGCGTGGCAGGCGTGAGGCGCCCTTCACGGGCACCGGTCACGAGGATGACCAGCAGCGTCGAGAAGACGATGAGATCGATCGACAGCATCAGGATGATCGGCCCCACCGCCGCCTGCCCCAGCAGCACGGCCAGCATCGGCACGCCGAGAAAGCCGGTGTTGCCGATGGCCGCGCATTGCGCCTCGATGGCGGTGGTCTGCACGTCCTGCCGCCGGATGAGGCCCACCACGGTCGCCACGGCATAGACCGCCGCCGTGCCGAAGAGATACGCCGAGGCCACGCGCGGGTCGAAGATCTCGGAGATCGACAGCGTGGCGGAAAAGCGGAAGAGCATCGCCGACAGGGCGAAGTAGAAGACGAAGCGGGTGATCGCCGCCACCGACTGCTCGGAAAAGAACCTGATCCGCGCGGCCCCGTAACCGAGGCCGATCAGCGCGAAGAAGGGAAGGACCTTGAGGAAGACGGCGAGCATGAACCGGGGTCAGAGGGCCTCGGAGGCGCTCAGACCTTGTCCTCGAAATCCTTGTGCACGTAGCGCGCGTCGCAATAGGGGCATTCGACGACGCCGGTCTCATGCGGCAGGGAAAGCCAGACGCGCGGGTGGCCAAGTGCCCCTTCACCGCCGTCACAGGCGATGCGGTAGCTGTCGACGATTTTGGTCTCGGGCGCCTCGGTGGCCATGCTCCGGTTCCCTTTTCACTGGCTTTGCACTACCTGCGTTATGAGACAAGTAAGGCACGGGAGCAAGGCTCGGCATGAGTGATGACGCGATCCGCATCGAGGGGCTGCGCAAGACCTACGCAGGCGGCAAGCAGGCGCTGAAGGGTATCGACCTAACTGTGCCCCGGGG
The sequence above is a segment of the Alloyangia pacifica genome. Coding sequences within it:
- a CDS encoding AEC family transporter, with product MLAVFLKVLPFFALIGLGYGAARIRFFSEQSVAAITRFVFYFALSAMLFRFSATLSISEIFDPRVASAYLFGTAAVYAVATVVGLIRRQDVQTTAIEAQCAAIGNTGFLGVPMLAVLLGQAAVGPIILMLSIDLIVFSTLLVILVTGAREGRLTPATLKRVGLGLVQNPMIVSIAAGLCVSASGIGLPAPVAEFLSILGNAATPGALFAIGASLASKSAERLAVAGWLSFCKLVLHPAFVALGAFFVFPVSSYQAAVMVSAAALPVAGNVFILAQHYGIAPQRVSAAILISTVVSIVTVSAVIAWVQP
- a CDS encoding zinc-finger domain-containing protein — translated: MATEAPETKIVDSYRIACDGGEGALGHPRVWLSLPHETGVVECPYCDARYVHKDFEDKV
- a CDS encoding YaiI/YqxD family protein, with amino-acid sequence MTLYIDADACPVKEEAERVASRHRLRMVLVSNGGLRPSRNPLVEVVTVATGPDEADMWIAERAGKGDVVVTSDIPLAARCIEGGARVLRPDGEIFTPGNIGAQLAMRDLMQDIRASDPFYQSGKGRSFTKNDRSRFLNALEREVRAAGD
- a CDS encoding HAD family hydrolase — its product is MTIEAVVFDIGNVLIEWQPERYFDRLLGERSRQALFAEVDLHGMNERVDQGEDFHDEVYALAERYPHWRDAIRHWHDHWIELASPEIPKSVALLRSLRARGVPVFALSNFGIGTFAAAEKSYPFLKEFDRRFISGHMGVIKPDAEIYVRLEAESGVAPERLLFTDDREDNIAAAAARGWQVHLFEGPEGWERSLIAHGLLPECDAA
- the fghA gene encoding S-formylglutathione hydrolase → MEIKSENRCFGGVQGVYSHASEACGCDMTFGLFLPELAKDMEVPVLWYLSGLTCTHENAMTKAGAQAWAAEAGVALVFPDTSPRGEGVADDEAYDLGKGAGFYVNATEEPWAPHFRMWDYVAEELPALIGQEFSLDMERQAITGHSMGGHGALTLAMSLPGRFRSVSAFAPITNPTQSDWGRKQLGAYLGADETKWAAHDATLLMREKGFDGPVLIDQGGNDQFLHLLKPEALAEAMAAKRQAGSFRTQPGYDHSYFFVSTFMEEHIAFHAEALYA